One window from the genome of Amycolatopsis sp. NBC_01480 encodes:
- a CDS encoding SPFH domain-containing protein, whose protein sequence is MFGYRVPAPDEAMLISGGKRGSSGEGPFRVVTGHGAFIMPFFRKVRFLTLSMAEAEVSETCVTKQAITLNVRAVIAFKVGNDTESIVNAGQRFLSDQGQMSVLTGRIFAGHLRSIVGSMTVEEIVTERQKLATEVLDGSAAEMAKIGLTIDSLQIQSIDDMKLGYIAAMAAPHNAAIQREAQIAQARADQAAAEAAQESHRRQAEYSRKTAVVQAQYKAEVDKAQAEAAQAGPLAEATAQREVINARTELAQREALLRQQQLVTEVVRPAEAQAEQVRVMARADAEAMEIKAAAAASHNRVALDRLVIEQLPEIVKEAARGLSGAQVTVLNGADGLGEIAAGLVSQGMAILDSVKAGIGRPSSGDAEPSAPADNHAASDQSKPAIER, encoded by the coding sequence ATGTTCGGATACCGAGTGCCCGCGCCCGACGAGGCGATGCTGATCTCCGGCGGCAAGCGCGGGAGTTCGGGTGAGGGGCCGTTCCGCGTGGTCACCGGGCACGGCGCGTTCATCATGCCGTTCTTCCGCAAGGTCCGGTTCCTGACGTTGAGCATGGCCGAGGCGGAGGTGTCGGAGACCTGCGTGACCAAGCAGGCGATCACGCTGAACGTCCGCGCGGTCATCGCGTTCAAGGTCGGCAACGACACCGAGAGCATCGTCAACGCCGGCCAGCGGTTCCTTTCGGACCAGGGGCAGATGTCGGTGCTGACCGGGCGGATCTTCGCCGGGCACCTGCGCTCGATCGTCGGGTCGATGACGGTGGAGGAGATCGTCACCGAGCGGCAGAAGCTGGCCACCGAGGTGCTCGACGGCTCGGCCGCGGAGATGGCGAAGATCGGCCTCACCATCGACTCGCTGCAGATCCAGTCGATCGACGACATGAAGCTCGGCTACATCGCCGCGATGGCCGCGCCGCACAACGCCGCCATCCAGCGCGAGGCGCAGATCGCCCAGGCGCGCGCCGACCAGGCCGCGGCCGAGGCGGCGCAGGAGTCGCACCGGCGGCAGGCGGAGTACTCGCGCAAGACCGCCGTCGTGCAGGCGCAGTACAAGGCCGAGGTGGACAAGGCGCAGGCCGAGGCCGCCCAGGCCGGCCCGCTGGCCGAGGCGACCGCGCAGCGCGAGGTGATCAACGCCCGTACCGAACTCGCCCAGCGCGAAGCCCTGCTGCGTCAGCAACAGCTGGTGACCGAGGTCGTCCGCCCGGCCGAGGCGCAGGCGGAGCAGGTGCGCGTGATGGCCCGCGCGGACGCCGAAGCGATGGAGATCAAGGCCGCGGCCGCCGCGTCGCACAACCGCGTCGCGCTCGACCGCCTGGTGATCGAGCAGCTGCCGGAGATCGTCAAGGAGGCGGCGCGCGGCCTCAGCGGCGCGCAGGTGACTGTCCTCAATGGAGCGGACGGCCTCGGCGAGATCGCCGCCGGACTGGTCAGCCAGGGCATGGCGATCCTGGACTCGGTCAAGGCCGGCATCGGCCGCCCGTCTTCGGGCGACGCGGAGCCGTCGGCCCCGGCGGACAACCACGCCGCTTCGGATCAGAGCAAGCCCGCGATCGAGCGCTGA
- a CDS encoding ESX secretion-associated protein EspG: MADRFEFTLDVVEALVVGQATGGDIRQFPLRIGTVPADPVRFVRVATQVYRSMEERRLSVQGELHPAVRTAFGLLAESRVAVAVTGVDGLGSDLSVLALTDGRQALGITQDPRSDELTFSLFPDEDLVEVITGVLPAARAATTPAQTVHREAPQEVSAMTARRRAEAAEDKDETDAFGSLRIVKTRSGRARARQGEQPGGDVLQQVLAAPRLGGGHILTTGRGRFGELRTGDPMSWLDTEDGRYLVHTTTGHSGELSANYVPAGRAGVARAVQQAISAVY, from the coding sequence ATGGCGGACAGGTTCGAGTTCACGCTCGACGTGGTCGAGGCGCTGGTGGTCGGCCAGGCGACCGGCGGCGACATCCGGCAGTTCCCGTTGCGGATCGGCACGGTGCCCGCGGACCCGGTGCGGTTCGTGCGCGTCGCGACGCAGGTCTACCGGAGCATGGAGGAGCGGCGGCTGTCCGTGCAGGGCGAGCTGCACCCGGCCGTGCGCACCGCGTTCGGGCTGCTCGCCGAATCGCGCGTGGCGGTGGCGGTGACCGGGGTCGACGGCCTCGGCTCCGACCTGTCGGTGCTCGCGCTGACCGACGGGCGCCAGGCACTCGGCATCACGCAGGACCCGCGTTCGGACGAGCTGACCTTCTCGCTGTTCCCGGACGAGGACCTGGTGGAGGTCATCACCGGCGTGCTGCCCGCGGCCCGCGCGGCGACCACCCCCGCGCAGACGGTGCACCGGGAGGCCCCGCAGGAGGTGTCGGCGATGACGGCGCGGCGCCGCGCCGAGGCCGCCGAGGACAAGGACGAGACCGACGCGTTCGGCAGCCTCCGCATCGTCAAGACCCGCTCCGGCCGGGCCCGGGCCCGACAGGGCGAGCAACCCGGCGGCGACGTGCTGCAGCAGGTGCTGGCCGCCCCCCGCCTGGGCGGCGGCCACATCCTGACCACCGGCCGAGGCCGTTTCGGCGAGCTTCGCACCGGCGACCCGATGAGCTGGCTGGACACCGAGGACGGCCGCTACCTCGTCCACACCACCACCGGCCACTCCGGCGAACTGAGCGCGAACTACGTACCGGCCGGCCGCGCGGGCGTGGCCCGTGCGGTGCAGCAGGCGATTTCCGCGGTCTACTGA
- a CDS encoding STAS domain-containing protein — MPSKVAPPPEPGHAERVATVATRISPGTVTVTVAGRLDEAGDAAVAEQLAEARKLCWSLLVVDLTACEGLGEASLAALREAGENAAAEGFRLSVAAVEPGIRAALGALPLRDKPAGTPGVAVHVSVSREHESRGDPAHPRHSYPFAEPGRPGQRLPSAV; from the coding sequence GTGCCCTCGAAGGTCGCCCCGCCGCCCGAGCCCGGGCACGCCGAGCGGGTCGCGACCGTGGCCACCAGGATCAGCCCGGGGACGGTGACCGTCACGGTGGCGGGCCGGCTCGACGAGGCCGGTGACGCCGCTGTGGCCGAACAACTCGCCGAAGCGCGAAAACTCTGCTGGAGCCTGCTAGTGGTCGACCTGACCGCCTGCGAAGGCCTCGGCGAGGCGTCGCTGGCCGCGCTGCGTGAGGCCGGGGAAAACGCCGCGGCCGAGGGTTTCCGGTTGTCCGTCGCGGCGGTCGAACCCGGGATCCGCGCGGCGCTCGGCGCGTTGCCCCTCCGGGACAAACCGGCTGGAACGCCCGGGGTGGCCGTCCACGTCTCCGTCAGCCGGGAGCACGAAAGCCGTGGTGACCCTGCCCACCCGAGGCACAGTTACCCGTTTGCCGAGCCCGGCCGGCCGGGGCAGCGGCTACCCTCGGCGGTCTGA
- a CDS encoding alpha/beta hydrolase: protein MAYALDPELAAAIPMIPEQDFSDLPAARLRMKELLASMGGEIDATGVTVREEQVPGPDGAPDVRVLVYTPDRITTPSLLFDVHGGGFIVGDAEMGNEGNIGLARDLGVVVVSVDYRLAPEAPYPSGLEDCYAALVWAAKNAGDLGIDPERIVIHGVSAGGGLCAALALLARDRGGPAIAFQFLGVPEIDDRLETPSMRKFVDTPLWNRPRAEFSWDSYLGPGVRGTEGVPVHAAPGRATDLTGLPPAYISVMEFDPLRDEGIAYAQGLLAAGVTTELHLFPGTFHGSGLMKHATISRREAAEAKAVLARALGAELV from the coding sequence ATGGCCTACGCACTCGACCCGGAGCTCGCCGCGGCGATTCCGATGATCCCCGAGCAGGACTTCTCCGACCTGCCCGCGGCCCGCCTGCGCATGAAGGAGCTGCTCGCGTCGATGGGCGGCGAGATCGACGCCACCGGCGTCACCGTGCGCGAGGAGCAGGTACCCGGACCGGACGGCGCGCCGGACGTGCGCGTGCTCGTCTACACCCCGGACCGGATCACGACCCCGTCCCTGCTCTTCGACGTGCACGGCGGCGGCTTCATCGTCGGCGACGCGGAAATGGGCAATGAGGGCAACATCGGGCTGGCGCGCGACCTCGGTGTCGTCGTGGTTTCGGTGGACTACCGCCTCGCGCCCGAAGCGCCTTACCCGTCCGGGCTCGAAGACTGTTACGCGGCGCTGGTGTGGGCCGCCAAGAACGCCGGTGACCTGGGGATCGACCCGGAGCGCATCGTCATCCACGGCGTCAGCGCCGGTGGTGGGCTGTGTGCCGCGCTGGCCCTGCTGGCGCGCGACCGCGGCGGCCCGGCGATCGCGTTCCAGTTCCTGGGTGTGCCGGAGATCGACGACCGGCTGGAGACGCCGAGCATGCGCAAGTTCGTCGACACCCCGCTGTGGAACCGGCCGCGCGCGGAATTCAGCTGGGACTCCTACCTCGGCCCGGGCGTCCGCGGCACCGAAGGCGTCCCGGTGCACGCTGCGCCGGGCCGCGCGACGGACCTGACCGGGCTGCCGCCGGCCTACATTTCGGTGATGGAATTCGACCCGCTGCGGGATGAGGGCATCGCGTACGCGCAGGGTCTGCTGGCCGCCGGGGTCACCACTGAGCTGCACCTGTTCCCGGGCACCTTCCACGGCTCGGGCCTGATGAAACACGCGACGATCTCGCGTCGTGAAGCCGCCGAAGCGAAGGCCGTGCTGGCCCGGGCTTTGGGCGCCGAGCTGGTCTAG
- a CDS encoding PucR family transcriptional regulator, translating to MKGLLLRLSAVDADAEAAVRVIAYFDELVAHRASLPDLVRSAAALAECPAGLRHENGSDLRFGPDGTVPAEPEPPTAVSSAVEPGGRVWLERPAPGPLDDLVLERFAIAARLLARPGPAAAAPHLADPALVELVLGEQAADEDRARALVLLGLAAGKALRVVAVGTEDGGDPGAAAVALMARGGALPTARVAVVGDVAAVLLQPREGAGAVVTSLRAALAERARERSATGSVRVGVGDPVDGLEARRSWLQARLAERFAVPGAEPVIVHDELGSLTLLAELPPERLRAQSDVRALDDLAATPAGAADVATLEAFCRTGSLRQAALALHRHHSSVAGRLAHVEDALGLRLDDPGDRFRARLALLARRLAARG from the coding sequence ATGAAGGGGCTGCTCCTGCGACTGTCCGCCGTCGATGCCGATGCGGAGGCCGCAGTGCGGGTGATCGCGTACTTCGACGAGCTGGTCGCGCACCGGGCGAGCCTGCCGGACCTGGTGCGTTCGGCGGCGGCGCTGGCGGAGTGCCCGGCCGGGCTGCGTCACGAAAACGGGTCCGACCTGCGCTTCGGCCCGGACGGCACGGTCCCGGCCGAACCGGAGCCGCCGACCGCGGTGTCCTCGGCGGTGGAACCCGGCGGCCGCGTCTGGTTGGAGCGCCCGGCGCCCGGCCCCCTCGACGACCTCGTCCTGGAGCGGTTCGCGATCGCCGCGCGGCTGCTCGCCCGTCCCGGCCCCGCGGCGGCCGCGCCCCACCTGGCCGATCCCGCGCTGGTCGAGCTCGTGCTGGGCGAGCAGGCCGCAGACGAGGACCGCGCACGGGCGCTGGTGCTGCTCGGCCTGGCCGCGGGCAAAGCGCTGCGCGTAGTCGCCGTCGGCACCGAAGACGGCGGCGACCCAGGCGCGGCGGCCGTCGCGCTGATGGCCCGCGGCGGAGCCCTCCCGACAGCTCGGGTGGCGGTGGTCGGCGACGTCGCGGCCGTCCTGCTCCAACCGCGTGAAGGCGCGGGCGCCGTCGTCACGTCACTGCGAGCCGCGCTGGCCGAACGAGCGCGCGAACGCAGCGCGACGGGCTCGGTCCGCGTCGGCGTCGGCGACCCCGTCGACGGCCTCGAAGCCCGCCGCTCCTGGCTGCAAGCACGACTGGCCGAGCGCTTCGCCGTCCCCGGCGCGGAACCGGTGATCGTCCACGACGAACTCGGCTCCCTGACCCTGCTGGCCGAACTCCCGCCGGAGCGCCTGCGCGCCCAATCCGACGTCCGCGCCCTCGACGACCTGGCCGCCACCCCGGCCGGCGCCGCCGACGTCGCCACGCTGGAAGCCTTCTGCCGCACGGGATCCCTGCGCCAAGCGGCCCTCGCGCTGCACCGCCACCACAGCTCGGTCGCCGGCCGGCTCGCCCACGTGGAGGACGCCCTGGGGTTGCGCCTCGATGACCCCGGCGACCGCTTCCGCGCCCGGCTGGCCTTGCTCGCCCGCCGTCTGGCCGCCCGCGGCTGA
- a CDS encoding S9 family peptidase, which translates to MEISEFGSWATPITAELITRSAARVTDVRADGDAVVWSEARPEEGGRVQLVRRAADGTLTELLPEGFDARTSVHEYGGGDWWVRDGVVWFANWRDQRLYRLDGGEPEALTPEPQVPRGDRYADGGFSPDGTRLVVVRERHPAGGGGAADVRNELVELHPDGSSGVLVSGPDFVAAPRFSPDGRRLAWISWDHPAMPWDDTVLTVRDLGTGEDTVVAGGPGESVTEPRWLPDGTLQFISDRTGWWNLYRWTPGGGVEPAVVLDAEIGVAGSALGPARYATLPDGRTVFARWSGGLDGLAVAAADGTVTELGLPFTVIRAVRATGTGEVVVLAGSPTTEPGVYAVTAEGAVRTLREPRDTGIDPGYLSVPEAIDFPSGERVSHALFYPPANPAHAGPEGSRPPLIVIVHGGPTASAAPVLSLGVQYWTSRGFAVVDVNYAGSTGFGRAYRDELRGTWGVLDVADCLAAARWLAAEGRVDGEKLLIRGGSAGGYTVLAALVREDTPFAAGTDMFGIADLEALAADTHKFESRYLDRLIGPYPEAREVYVDRSPIHRVDAFARPLLVLQGADDPVVPPNQSELIVDALRARKVPVAYLLFEGEQHGFRRAETLHRSLDAELSFYSQIFGFPLPAGEVIEPVEVENLP; encoded by the coding sequence GTGGAGATCTCTGAGTTCGGTTCCTGGGCCACGCCGATCACGGCGGAGCTGATCACCCGGTCGGCGGCGCGCGTGACGGATGTGCGGGCCGACGGCGACGCGGTCGTCTGGTCGGAGGCGCGTCCCGAAGAGGGCGGCCGGGTCCAGCTGGTCCGCCGCGCCGCCGACGGGACCCTCACCGAGCTGCTGCCCGAGGGCTTCGACGCGCGCACGTCCGTGCACGAGTACGGCGGCGGCGACTGGTGGGTCCGCGACGGCGTCGTCTGGTTCGCGAACTGGCGCGACCAGCGCCTGTACCGCCTCGACGGCGGCGAGCCCGAAGCGCTGACCCCCGAGCCCCAGGTGCCGCGCGGCGACCGGTACGCCGACGGCGGCTTCAGCCCGGACGGCACCCGCCTGGTCGTGGTCCGCGAACGGCATCCGGCCGGCGGCGGGGGAGCCGCCGACGTCCGCAACGAACTGGTCGAACTTCACCCGGACGGGTCGTCGGGCGTCCTGGTGAGCGGCCCCGATTTCGTTGCCGCGCCGCGGTTTTCCCCGGACGGGCGCCGGCTCGCCTGGATTTCGTGGGATCACCCGGCCATGCCGTGGGACGACACCGTGCTGACCGTGCGGGACCTCGGCACCGGCGAGGACACGGTGGTCGCGGGCGGCCCCGGCGAGTCCGTCACGGAGCCCCGCTGGCTGCCTGACGGCACGCTGCAGTTCATCTCCGACCGCACCGGCTGGTGGAACCTGTACCGCTGGACGCCCGGCGGCGGGGTGGAGCCGGCCGTGGTGCTGGACGCCGAGATCGGCGTCGCGGGCTCGGCGCTGGGCCCGGCCCGGTACGCCACGCTGCCGGACGGCCGCACGGTTTTCGCCCGCTGGAGCGGCGGCCTGGACGGCCTCGCGGTCGCGGCCGCCGACGGCACCGTGACCGAGCTCGGCCTGCCGTTCACCGTGATCCGCGCGGTCCGGGCCACCGGGACCGGCGAGGTCGTGGTGCTCGCCGGCTCGCCGACCACGGAGCCGGGGGTCTACGCCGTCACGGCGGAGGGAGCGGTCCGGACCCTGCGCGAACCCCGTGACACGGGCATCGACCCGGGCTACCTGTCCGTGCCCGAGGCGATCGATTTCCCTTCCGGCGAAAGGGTTTCGCACGCGCTGTTCTACCCGCCGGCGAACCCGGCCCACGCCGGGCCCGAGGGCAGCCGGCCGCCGCTGATCGTGATCGTCCACGGTGGACCGACGGCGAGCGCGGCCCCCGTGCTGTCGCTCGGCGTGCAGTACTGGACCAGCCGCGGGTTCGCCGTGGTGGACGTCAACTACGCGGGCTCGACCGGGTTCGGCCGCGCGTACCGCGACGAGCTGCGCGGCACCTGGGGCGTGCTCGACGTGGCCGACTGCCTGGCGGCCGCCCGCTGGCTCGCGGCCGAGGGGCGCGTCGACGGGGAGAAGCTGCTGATCCGCGGCGGCTCCGCGGGCGGGTACACCGTGCTGGCCGCGCTGGTGCGCGAGGACACGCCGTTCGCCGCCGGCACCGACATGTTCGGCATCGCCGACCTCGAGGCGCTGGCCGCCGACACGCACAAGTTCGAAAGCCGCTACCTGGACCGGCTGATCGGCCCGTACCCCGAGGCCCGCGAGGTGTACGTGGACCGCTCGCCGATCCACCGGGTCGACGCGTTCGCCCGGCCGCTGCTGGTGCTGCAGGGCGCCGACGACCCGGTGGTGCCGCCGAACCAGTCCGAGCTGATCGTCGACGCCCTGCGCGCGCGGAAGGTCCCGGTCGCGTACCTGCTGTTCGAAGGCGAGCAGCACGGCTTCCGCCGGGCGGAGACCCTGCACCGCTCGCTCGACGCGGAACTCAGCTTCTACAGCCAGATCTTCGGTTTCCCGCTGCCCGCGGGAGAGGTCATCGAGCCGGTCGAGGTGGAGAACCTGCCCTGA
- a CDS encoding CPBP family intramembrane glutamic endopeptidase has protein sequence MMVPGQVGAEARLAPTGLRGLIGRRRLTSFFVLAFGLSWLAWTPYVLSGNGLGVLPFRFPVVLGTTQVFGVLPGAYLGPILAAFIVTRVAEGPAGIRRWAGRLLKWRVNWRWYVGVLLGVPLSLTVVSIPFAGGLANVHLPAAAVLIAYVPALVFQMITTGLAEEPGWRDFALPHLQPRFGALRGTLILGPLWGAWHLPLFLSEWGGWPHVDWVQPVEFIATAMVFSLVMTWVFNRTGESLPLAMLLHTSVNNFFSVAWAEIFPTVDARGAAHIQLITASVVAAVLLISTKGRLGYRGQPTAVHSGL, from the coding sequence ATGATGGTTCCCGGCCAAGTGGGCGCCGAAGCCCGCCTCGCGCCGACCGGTCTGCGCGGCCTCATCGGCCGGCGCCGGCTGACGAGTTTCTTCGTGCTGGCGTTCGGGTTGAGCTGGCTCGCCTGGACCCCGTACGTGCTGTCCGGCAACGGGCTGGGCGTGCTGCCGTTCCGGTTCCCGGTCGTGCTCGGCACGACGCAGGTCTTCGGCGTGCTGCCCGGCGCCTACCTCGGCCCGATCCTGGCGGCGTTCATCGTCACCCGGGTCGCCGAGGGCCCGGCCGGGATCCGGCGGTGGGCCGGCCGGCTGCTGAAGTGGCGGGTGAACTGGCGCTGGTACGTGGGGGTCCTGCTCGGCGTGCCGCTTTCGCTGACCGTGGTGAGCATTCCGTTCGCGGGCGGCCTGGCGAACGTCCACCTGCCGGCGGCGGCGGTGCTGATCGCCTACGTGCCCGCACTGGTCTTCCAGATGATCACGACGGGCCTCGCCGAAGAGCCGGGCTGGCGCGATTTCGCGCTGCCCCACCTGCAGCCGCGGTTCGGCGCGCTGCGCGGCACCCTGATCCTCGGCCCGCTGTGGGGCGCCTGGCACCTGCCGCTGTTCCTGAGCGAATGGGGCGGCTGGCCGCACGTCGACTGGGTGCAGCCGGTCGAGTTCATCGCCACCGCCATGGTGTTCAGCCTGGTCATGACCTGGGTGTTCAACCGCACCGGGGAGAGCCTGCCGCTGGCCATGCTGCTGCACACCAGCGTCAACAACTTCTTCTCGGTCGCCTGGGCGGAGATCTTCCCGACGGTCGACGCGCGCGGCGCGGCCCACATCCAGCTGATCACCGCCAGTGTGGTCGCCGCCGTGCTGCTGATCTCGACCAAGGGACGGCTCGGGTACCGGGGGCAGCCAACTGCTGTCCACAGTGGACTGTAG
- a CDS encoding fatty acid desaturase family protein: protein MTMTTAQLGPSLIDEMGEELDALRQRVVDDLGAVDADYIRKVIAVQRLCEVSGRVLLFAGWFPPAWLGGVAALSVSKILDNMEIGHNVLHGQYDWMKDPALNSQTFEWDMVCPSGQWRRSHNFMHHTYTNILDKDRDVGYGILRITEDQPWHPYYLGNPVYAAAQALFFEYGIMLHDLEADRIVQGERGWSDVRPLLGPMLRKVAGQAGKDYLLYPALTGPLAPLTLAANVSANLVRNLWAFSIIFCGHFPDGAEVFTEEQAEDESRGGWYLRQMVGSANISGSPLFHLLSGNLSHQIEHHLFPDIPSRRYPQIAGEVRAICEKYGLPYNTGSLSKQLGSVVRKIFRLALPGKNS from the coding sequence ATGACGATGACCACCGCCCAGCTCGGCCCCTCGCTCATCGACGAGATGGGCGAGGAACTCGACGCGCTGCGCCAGCGGGTCGTCGACGACCTCGGCGCCGTCGACGCCGACTACATCCGCAAGGTGATCGCGGTGCAGCGGCTGTGCGAGGTGTCCGGCCGCGTCCTGCTGTTCGCCGGCTGGTTCCCGCCCGCGTGGCTCGGCGGGGTCGCCGCCCTGTCGGTGTCGAAGATCCTCGACAACATGGAGATCGGCCACAACGTCCTGCACGGCCAGTACGACTGGATGAAGGACCCCGCGCTCAACTCGCAGACCTTCGAATGGGACATGGTCTGCCCGAGCGGCCAGTGGCGCCGCTCGCACAACTTCATGCACCACACGTACACCAACATCCTCGACAAGGACCGCGACGTCGGCTACGGCATCCTCCGCATCACCGAGGACCAGCCGTGGCACCCGTACTACCTCGGCAACCCGGTCTACGCCGCGGCGCAGGCGCTGTTCTTCGAGTACGGCATCATGCTGCACGACCTGGAAGCCGACCGGATCGTGCAAGGCGAGCGGGGCTGGTCCGACGTCCGGCCGCTGCTCGGGCCGATGCTGCGCAAGGTGGCCGGCCAGGCGGGCAAGGACTACCTGCTCTACCCGGCCCTGACCGGGCCGCTGGCGCCGCTCACGCTGGCGGCGAACGTCAGCGCGAACCTGGTGCGCAACCTGTGGGCGTTCTCGATCATCTTCTGCGGCCACTTCCCCGACGGCGCCGAGGTGTTCACCGAGGAGCAGGCCGAGGACGAGAGCCGCGGCGGCTGGTACCTGCGCCAGATGGTCGGCTCGGCCAACATCAGCGGCAGCCCGCTTTTCCACCTGCTGTCGGGAAATCTCAGCCACCAGATCGAGCACCACCTGTTCCCGGACATCCCGTCGCGGCGCTACCCGCAGATCGCCGGCGAGGTCCGCGCGATCTGCGAGAAGTACGGGCTGCCGTACAACACCGGCTCGCTGTCGAAGCAGCTCGGTTCGGTGGTGCGCAAGATCTTCCGGCTCGCGCTGCCGGGCAAGAACTCCTGA
- a CDS encoding cupin domain-containing protein, whose protein sequence is MTDHWHQPLRHIRGADLTGDTTQTSGMRRLEAISGKSVGSRKVWMGETHVAPGTNSGDHHHGEAETAIYVKSGHPVFVFADGDEEIRLETGPGDYVFVPPYVPHREENPTGEPAVVVIARSSQEGVVVNLPSLWAPVDVPEE, encoded by the coding sequence ATGACCGACCACTGGCACCAGCCGCTGCGGCACATCCGCGGCGCCGACCTGACCGGCGACACCACCCAGACCAGCGGGATGCGCCGGCTCGAGGCGATCTCGGGCAAGTCCGTCGGCTCTCGGAAGGTGTGGATGGGAGAGACCCACGTCGCGCCCGGCACCAACTCCGGCGACCACCACCACGGCGAGGCCGAGACCGCGATCTACGTCAAGTCCGGCCACCCGGTCTTCGTCTTCGCCGACGGCGACGAGGAGATCCGGCTGGAGACCGGGCCCGGCGACTACGTGTTCGTGCCGCCGTACGTCCCGCACCGCGAGGAGAACCCGACCGGCGAGCCCGCTGTGGTGGTCATCGCCCGCAGCAGCCAGGAGGGCGTGGTGGTGAACCTGCCCAGCCTGTGGGCCCCGGTCGACGTCCCGGAGGAGTAG